GTTGTCGCACCGACGATTGTTGAAGCAACAAAGTCAAATTGTTTTGACCACGCTATTGCCAGTGTTACTGGATCCAGACCGAAATCACTTGCAATTTTGAGATATTTTTGTGTTGAAGCAAGTGTTTTATCATTTAAAAAGCGATGAGCCATAGTTCTCAGTCTTGAGTTAGGAGACTTGACATAATTTGCAAATCTTCCGTGAACATCAGCGCTTTGATTGTATTTACCGCTTAACACACCACCAGCAAGAGGTGAATAAGCTAAAAGCGAGATTTGCTCTTTACGTGCAACAGTTGCCAGCTCATCTAAGAAACGACGGTTTAAAAGGGAAAAGTTGTTTTGGATCGATTGAAATCTTGCATATCCTTTATACTCAGAAGTCATAAGTGCTTTTGTCGTACCGTAAGCAGTATCGTTTGATGTCCCGATGTAGCGGACTTTTCCTGCAGTTACAAGACGATCAAATGCTTTTAGACTCTCTTCGATCGGTACAACAGTATCGGGCCAGTGCATTTGGTAAAGATCGATGTAGTCAGTACCGAGTCTTTTTAAACTTCCTTCAATTCCACGTTCGATGTGAAAGCTGTCTATTGCCGTGAGTCCGTGGCGAACAGGTGGCGTGTACCAGCCGTTTGCAGCTCCTGCAACTTTAGAAGCAAGTATAATACTCTCACGCGGTTTTGTTTTAAGCCAGCGCCCGACAATCTCTTCTGTAAGACCTGCTAGTTTTGCATTTGGCGGGATAGGGTACAACTCTGCAGTATCAAAGAAATTTACACCTCGATCATATGCTTTATCCATGATCTCAAATGCCACTTTTTCATCGGGAGTTTGTGTCCCAAATGTCATTGTTCCCATACAGATAGGGCTTACTCTCAGACCGCTTTTCCCTATGTATCTATACTCCATAATCCTTCCTTAATCGTTCACTTTTATTTGGTTATTATTATAGTTCAATTTATTTTGATAGAAATAAAAAAGCCAAGCTAAATGAAAATATATTATAGAAAAAGTCAAATTCATACATACTGTCATTTCAAACATCCCTACGAGCCTTTTAACATTGAAAAGGCAAAAACACTGATCGTCGGAAATACACCTCCGGCACGTTTTGCACAAAAAAAACTGCAAGAGGGTGATGTTGATTGGTACTATGGCAGTAAGTACAATGCATTCTGGAAGATTTTAGAACAAAGTTGTAAATGTGAACAACCGCTAACTACAAAAGAGCAGAGACAAAACTTTTTCTTACAAAACAGCATTGGGATTTTTGATACAATAGATGAGTGTAGCCGTAAAAAAGGTTGCGGAGCGAGTGACGGTGATCTTCATAATATTGTTTTGATTGATGTTGTGGCACTTTTGAAAAAAAACAAATATAAAACACTTCGGCTTTTTTTCTCGGGAAGATTCGTAGCCGAGCTTTTTCAAAAAGCGACTAAGACAAAGTTTGATTTGCGATCTAGAGAGATGCAGAAGATAGAACTAGACGGCAAAACACTCGAACTTACCATACTCTATTCCCCATCACCCTCTTGGGCTAGAGGATTATCTGAAGAGTTGCGTAAAAATCCAAACAAAAATAAAATACGCTTAGAACAATATAGTCAAATTTGTATACAATATAAAAATTGAATTGAAGGAGTGAAGATGAAAAAGATAGTTCTTATACTTTTAGCAAGTGTTTCATTTATATTTGCAGATGGGTTTACACTAAAAAGTGATGATTTCAGCGGACAGTTGACAGATGCACAGGTTTTTAATGGTTTTGGATGTATGGGTAAAAATATCTCCCCTTCTCTTAGCTGGGAAAATGCTCCTGCAGGGACAAAAAGTTTTGCAATCACTATGTATGACAAAGATGCGCCGACAGGCAGTGGATGGTGGCACTGGATTGTAGTTGACATTCCAAAAGATGTAACGAGTTTAAAACAAAACAGCGGCAATATAAGTTTAGATCTTATGCCAAAAGGTGCTATTCAAACACGAACAGATTACGGGCAAGGTGGCTTTGGCGGTGCATGTCCACCTGTAGGTCATGGTCCGCATCAATATGTAATTACGGTACATGCATTAAATATTGAGAAGCTGGGAGTAGATGAAGAGGCATTACCGGGACTTGTCGGTTTTATGATTAATGCACATACGATAGGCAAAGCTTCTGTAATTGCATACTACGGAAGATAGAAACAGAGTTACATATATTTTTTTCTTTCTTCTTTGGAGAATTTTTCCAAAGAGTAGCGAAGCATAACTCTGGGCATAACTTTAGAGTGCTTTTCTAGGAAGTTGATCAGGAGTTGTTTATCCTGTTTTCCAACTTCCCGCAATACCCAGCCTACTGCTTTGTGAATAAGATCCTCTTTATCCTTTAGCAACATCTCCGCAAGTTTAATAGTGTCATTGAGTTGCAGATGTTTGATGAACCATAAAGTTGCTACAACAGCAATGCGTCTTTCCCACAAAGAATCTGATTGTACAAGTCGATACAAGATATCCCGATTTTTATCCAACAGATAGCTCCCGACTATTTTATGTGCAGAACTATCCACAAGATCCCAGTTATTAATGTACTGCGTATGGCTTAGATAGAGTTCATAGATGGTTTGTTTTTGCTTGGAAGCATTTTCAAAATGAAAAATGAGTATAAAAAGAGCAAGAAGTCTGCTCTCGTGATATTCGCTTTTTAAAAGTAGTATAGTTTCATCAAGAGAAAGTTGTTTATATTTTTTAGAGAGTTTTCTGAGTACGGGAACTTTAACCCCTAAAAATATATCCCCTTCAGAGTATTCGCCGATACCTGTTTTAAAAAATTTTTTTGTCTGATTGGCAACATTTTCATCGGCGTAATTGTATAGTTCTTTTAAAATAGTCTCAAAAACACTCAGTGTAAATCCTTTGGAAAATAATGAAAGAAGATTATATAATACCATTATGATGATTGCAATAAAGGGGAAGTGAAATGTTTACCCATAATATAAAAGCAGTTCTATGTGACATTGGCGGTGTATTGTATGTAGGCGATACACCGATAGAGGGTGCCATAGATGCTATAAAGAGAATAAAAGAACGCTATCCGATTCGTTTTCTAACAAATACGACACAAAAAACAGGTGTAGAGGTAGTGAAAAAACTTCAGGAACTCGGATTTGAGATTCAACAAGAAGAAGTAATAACGGCACTTGATATGACAAAGATGTTTTTGGAAAATCAAAAAAGTACAGCTGAGTTTCTTTTGACAGACAATGCTGTTATGTTTTTTGAATCTTTAAAGAAGTATCCGAAAAATTATGTTGTTGTCGGTGATGCCCAGCACAATTTCAGCTATGAAAATTTAAATCAGGCTTTTCGTACTTTACTAAAAGGAGCAAAACTTATAGCAGTTGCGAACAATCGTTACTTTCAGGATCATGACAATGAACTGAGTATGGATGCGGGTTGTTTTGTAAGTGCTTTGGAATATGCTTCCGGACAAAGGGCAGAAGTGTTAGGTAAACCATCCAAAGAGTTTTATGAACTTGCCTGTCAATCTTTAGGTTTAAGCTCGAATGAATGTGTGATGATCGGTGATGATATAGAAGGGGATGTGCATGGTGCACAAAAAGCAGGGTTGCAGGCAGTGCTAGTCAAAACGGGTAAGTTTAATGAAGCTGATTTGCAAAAAGGTATAATTCCCGATCAAGTTTTAGAATCTATCGCAAAGTTATAAAGGATGATAAAGAGATGATTTTATATATTCACGGTTTTGGAAGCAGCGGACAAGGGGGAAAGTCAAAACTCTTTAGAGAGTATTTTCAAAATAAAAACATCAAGTTTTTAGCCCCTTCGCTTTCAATTATTCCTGATCTTGCAATAAGTACGTTAGAAGAGATTGTACATGTATGTGAGGATGAAGAGATCGTTTTGATGGGTTCTTCTTTGGGCGGGTATTATGCTATATATTTGAGTGAAAAGTATAATCTTAAAGCCGTGCTTATTAATCCTTCGATCAAGCCGTATGAAACGTTAAAAAAAGTAATTGGAAGCAACAAAAGCTACTATGACGGTAATTTTTCATTTAACTGGGGAGAAGCTCAGGTTAATAGTTTGAAAAAGTTTAGTGTTGATAAAGTAAAAAAAGAGAACTATCTGCTCTTAGCAAGAAAGGGTGATGAAGTTCTTGATTATCGTGAAGCGGAGAAAAAATTAGAAGGTGCACGGATGATCATAGAAGAGGGCGGCGATCACGGATTTTTAGACATAGATAGATATTTTAAAGAAATTTCGGAGTTCATAAACACTCCATAACGTATATTTTAAACCAGAAGATGTTGCAAATTAAGTTGAAAAGTTGAACCTTCATTGAGTTTGCTCTCAACAGAGAGTTGAATGTTAAGTTCATCACAAATTTTTTTAACTATATGCAAACCAATACCGATTCCCCGTTCATGCTCTTTATAAAAGCGATCAAATATTTTATTTGGTTCTTTGATCCCTTGACCAGTATCTTTTATACTTAAAATTGAGTGCTCAAGTGTGATCAAAACCTCACCGTTTTCTTTATTGTACTTGGCGGCATTGGAGAGTAGATTGTCGATAACACGGATAAAAGAGTCTCTATGAGTATGGAGTTGCAGCGAACTTAGAGATGTCTGGAAGTTGATCGAAGAAAAATTGTTTGATATCATCGCAACTCTCTCTTCAATAATATCTTTAAGATCAAAACTCTCTTGTTGGTTTGTATGGCTTTTGAGATAAGCCCGCAGATTTTCCTGCAAGTTTAAAATAGTTTGTACGGCATTTTCTATGCGTGAGATTTTTGTGCTTTCCCCAAATTCACTTTTTAACATTGAACTGTTCAGTCTGAGAGTTGACAGAGGTGTATTAAAGTCGTGTAATATGTCTTTTACGAACTCTTCTGTGAGTTTCAAAGCATCTCTTAACGGTGCTAAAGTGTAAAATGCAAAGAGGAATGACAGAAGTATAACTATAATGAGCACGGGAATAAATTGTATAAGTAATTGTATTTCTAAATTTTGCAACTCTTGTTCATATTCACTTTTTTTCAAATAGATTTTTAAAGAGTGTTTTGTAGAACTCGGAATCAAAAAGTAGCCACTTAAAGTGTCTTTTTCTTTATGGAGTTTATAGAGTTGTTCCTCTTTAAGCGGGGCAAAATCAAATTGAAATTTAGGACACTGAAGATTGAAACTGCATATTTTCATCTCTGAAAATATGGTTTCATCGAGAGTTGCAACATCTTTTTTGTACTCAAAGAAAAATAGTGCTCCAATGAGGGTGGCAAGTGAAAAAAAGAAGATAAAAAAACTTCGGCTAAGTGCTTTGAACTCAACTTTTTTCAAGAATGTATCCTACCCCTCGAATATTTTTTATAGGCAGATGTGTTGTTTGTTTTAGTTTATTGACTGCTACACGCAAGGCCGTGTCTGACGGTTGTGTAAGCTGGTCTAGTAAAATAGTTTTATCAATTACATTGCCTATGTTTTGCATAAAAAGTTCACACAGTTTTTCTTGAACTTCACCTAATTGTACAATTTTACCATCAATTGAAAGTGTTTTTGAATCAGGAGAAAATCTTAGATTTTCATACTCAATCTCTTTTTTCTTCTGAGAGAGTTTCGCATTTACCCTGATGAGCAGCTCTTCAGGATAAAACGGTTTTTTCAGATAATCATCTGCTCCAATTGAAAAAGCTTTTGAAATTGAGTCGAGATCAATGAGTGCACTGATAAAGATAGCAGGAGTCTTATCATCTGCATTGCGTAAACTTTCTAAAAGTTCAAGCCCGTTCATATCGGGCACATTAATGTCAAAAATATACAGATCATACTTGTTGTCATAACTTGCATCAATTGCATCATTACCGTTATGTACCAA
This is a stretch of genomic DNA from Sulfurimonas sp. C5. It encodes these proteins:
- a CDS encoding aldo/keto reductase; amino-acid sequence: MEYRYIGKSGLRVSPICMGTMTFGTQTPDEKVAFEIMDKAYDRGVNFFDTAELYPIPPNAKLAGLTEEIVGRWLKTKPRESIILASKVAGAANGWYTPPVRHGLTAIDSFHIERGIEGSLKRLGTDYIDLYQMHWPDTVVPIEESLKAFDRLVTAGKVRYIGTSNDTAYGTTKALMTSEYKGYARFQSIQNNFSLLNRRFLDELATVARKEQISLLAYSPLAGGVLSGKYNQSADVHGRFANYVKSPNSRLRTMAHRFLNDKTLASTQKYLKIASDFGLDPVTLAIAWSKQFDFVASTIVGATTPQQLDASLDAMDVVLSDEILAACDAVHNEILYPMG
- a CDS encoding YbhB/YbcL family Raf kinase inhibitor-like protein, with the protein product MKKIVLILLASVSFIFADGFTLKSDDFSGQLTDAQVFNGFGCMGKNISPSLSWENAPAGTKSFAITMYDKDAPTGSGWWHWIVVDIPKDVTSLKQNSGNISLDLMPKGAIQTRTDYGQGGFGGACPPVGHGPHQYVITVHALNIEKLGVDEEALPGLVGFMINAHTIGKASVIAYYGR
- a CDS encoding DNA alkylation repair protein, producing MVLYNLLSLFSKGFTLSVFETILKELYNYADENVANQTKKFFKTGIGEYSEGDIFLGVKVPVLRKLSKKYKQLSLDETILLLKSEYHESRLLALFILIFHFENASKQKQTIYELYLSHTQYINNWDLVDSSAHKIVGSYLLDKNRDILYRLVQSDSLWERRIAVVATLWFIKHLQLNDTIKLAEMLLKDKEDLIHKAVGWVLREVGKQDKQLLINFLEKHSKVMPRVMLRYSLEKFSKEERKKYM
- a CDS encoding TIGR01458 family HAD-type hydrolase, which codes for MFTHNIKAVLCDIGGVLYVGDTPIEGAIDAIKRIKERYPIRFLTNTTQKTGVEVVKKLQELGFEIQQEEVITALDMTKMFLENQKSTAEFLLTDNAVMFFESLKKYPKNYVVVGDAQHNFSYENLNQAFRTLLKGAKLIAVANNRYFQDHDNELSMDAGCFVSALEYASGQRAEVLGKPSKEFYELACQSLGLSSNECVMIGDDIEGDVHGAQKAGLQAVLVKTGKFNEADLQKGIIPDQVLESIAKL
- a CDS encoding YqiA/YcfP family alpha/beta fold hydrolase: MILYIHGFGSSGQGGKSKLFREYFQNKNIKFLAPSLSIIPDLAISTLEEIVHVCEDEEIVLMGSSLGGYYAIYLSEKYNLKAVLINPSIKPYETLKKVIGSNKSYYDGNFSFNWGEAQVNSLKKFSVDKVKKENYLLLARKGDEVLDYREAEKKLEGARMIIEEGGDHGFLDIDRYFKEISEFINTP
- a CDS encoding HAMP domain-containing sensor histidine kinase — translated: MKKVEFKALSRSFFIFFFSLATLIGALFFFEYKKDVATLDETIFSEMKICSFNLQCPKFQFDFAPLKEEQLYKLHKEKDTLSGYFLIPSSTKHSLKIYLKKSEYEQELQNLEIQLLIQFIPVLIIVILLSFLFAFYTLAPLRDALKLTEEFVKDILHDFNTPLSTLRLNSSMLKSEFGESTKISRIENAVQTILNLQENLRAYLKSHTNQQESFDLKDIIEERVAMISNNFSSINFQTSLSSLQLHTHRDSFIRVIDNLLSNAAKYNKENGEVLITLEHSILSIKDTGQGIKEPNKIFDRFYKEHERGIGIGLHIVKKICDELNIQLSVESKLNEGSTFQLNLQHLLV
- a CDS encoding response regulator transcription factor, translated to MKKNILLLEDDKELALTLKELLEESSYSVELVHNGNDAIDASYDNKYDLYIFDINVPDMNGLELLESLRNADDKTPAIFISALIDLDSISKAFSIGADDYLKKPFYPEELLIRVNAKLSQKKKEIEYENLRFSPDSKTLSIDGKIVQLGEVQEKLCELFMQNIGNVIDKTILLDQLTQPSDTALRVAVNKLKQTTHLPIKNIRGVGYILEKS